One window of Dehalobacterium formicoaceticum genomic DNA carries:
- a CDS encoding VirD4-like conjugal transfer protein, CD1115 family, translating into MNVKIKRMLLLNLPYVLIALFATNLGEAWRFSPGLDISQKVLHLMDGFAFAFQSPWPSLLLQDLILGIGIAACIKLAVYVKGRNAKKYRKNIEYGSARWGRPEDIKPFIDPTFRNNVILTETERLTMNNRPKDPRLARNKNVMVVGGSGSGKTRFWLKPNLMQCHSSYVVTDPKGSVVVECGQLLLREGYKIKILNTINFSKSMHYNPFAYIKSEKDILKLVTALIANTKGEGKAGDDFWVKAETLLYTALMGYIHYEAPESEQNFTTLIELINASEVREDDEDFQNPVDLMFAALEERDSEHFAVRQYKKYKLAAGKTAKSILISCGARLAPFDIKELRDLTAYDEMELDALGDRKTALFIIISDTDDTFNFLVSMAYTQLFNLLCDKADDVYGGRLPVHVRCLIDEAANIGQIPKLEKLVATIRSREISACLVLQAQSQLKALYKDHCDTIIGNMDSTIFLGGKERTTLKELSETLGKETIDTFNTGESRGREVSHSLNYQKLGKELMSIDELAVLDGGKCILQLRGVRPFLSSKYDITKHPNYKYLSDADPRNAFNIEKYLSTRLKPKPDEIYEVYHLDLSNQPEAAE; encoded by the coding sequence ATGAACGTAAAAATCAAGCGGATGCTCCTTTTAAACCTCCCCTATGTCCTGATCGCTCTCTTTGCCACGAACCTCGGAGAGGCCTGGCGATTTTCTCCTGGACTGGATATCTCGCAAAAAGTCCTGCATCTCATGGACGGCTTTGCTTTTGCTTTTCAGTCGCCTTGGCCAAGTCTGCTCCTACAGGATCTGATCCTGGGCATTGGAATCGCCGCCTGCATCAAGCTGGCTGTCTATGTGAAAGGCAGAAACGCCAAAAAGTACCGTAAAAACATCGAATACGGCTCAGCGCGCTGGGGCAGACCTGAGGATATCAAACCCTTTATCGATCCAACCTTTCGCAACAACGTCATCCTCACGGAGACAGAGCGCCTGACCATGAACAACCGCCCTAAGGACCCCAGGCTTGCTCGAAACAAAAACGTCATGGTGGTAGGTGGTTCCGGATCTGGTAAGACGCGGTTTTGGCTCAAGCCAAATCTCATGCAGTGCCATTCCAGCTATGTGGTCACCGATCCCAAGGGCAGCGTCGTGGTGGAATGCGGACAGCTTCTCCTGCGGGAAGGCTACAAGATCAAGATCCTCAATACCATCAACTTCAGTAAATCCATGCACTACAATCCCTTTGCCTACATCAAGAGTGAAAAAGACATCCTCAAGCTGGTGACGGCACTTATTGCCAACACCAAAGGTGAAGGCAAGGCCGGAGATGATTTCTGGGTGAAGGCGGAGACCCTGCTCTATACCGCCCTCATGGGCTACATCCACTATGAAGCTCCGGAAAGCGAGCAGAACTTTACAACCCTCATTGAGCTTATCAATGCCTCAGAGGTCCGGGAGGACGACGAGGACTTCCAGAACCCGGTGGATCTCATGTTCGCCGCACTGGAGGAACGTGACTCGGAGCATTTTGCAGTCCGGCAGTACAAGAAATACAAACTGGCTGCCGGTAAGACCGCCAAATCCATCCTGATCAGCTGCGGAGCCCGTCTGGCACCCTTTGACATCAAGGAGCTCAGAGACCTGACGGCCTACGACGAAATGGAACTGGATGCCCTGGGTGACCGGAAAACGGCGCTGTTCATCATCATCAGCGACACCGATGACACCTTCAACTTCCTGGTTTCCATGGCCTATACGCAGCTCTTCAATCTGCTGTGCGACAAGGCAGATGACGTCTATGGCGGACGTCTGCCTGTGCATGTGCGCTGCCTCATTGATGAGGCGGCGAATATCGGTCAAATTCCCAAGCTGGAAAAGCTGGTAGCCACCATCCGAAGCCGGGAGATCTCGGCCTGTCTGGTGCTGCAGGCTCAGTCCCAGCTGAAGGCTCTTTATAAAGATCACTGCGACACCATCATCGGCAATATGGACAGCACGATCTTTCTGGGCGGCAAGGAGCGCACCACACTAAAGGAGCTTTCAGAAACCCTTGGGAAGGAGACCATCGACACCTTCAACACCGGGGAAAGCCGAGGCCGTGAGGTTTCCCACAGTCTGAACTACCAGAAACTCGGAAAGGAGCTGATGAGCATCGACGAACTGGCCGTACTGGACGGCGGCAAGTGTATTCTGCAGCTGCGCGGGGTGCGGCCTTTTCTCTCGAGCAAGTACGACATCACCAAACACCCCAACTACAAGTACCTCTCCGATGCGGACCCGCGCAATGCCTTCAACATCGAGAAGTACCTGTCCACCCGTCTCAAGCCCAAGCCGGATGAAATCTATGAGGTCTACCACTTGGATTTGTCCAACCAACCCGAAGCCGCTGAATGA
- a CDS encoding Maff2 family mobile element protein: protein MEFFNSAVDVLQTLVVALGAGLAIWGVINLLEGYGNDNPGAKSQGMKQLMAGGGVALIGIVLVPLLSGLFG, encoded by the coding sequence ATGGAATTCTTTAACAGTGCAGTAGATGTACTTCAAACCCTCGTCGTCGCTCTCGGTGCAGGTCTTGCCATCTGGGGCGTCATCAACCTTCTCGAAGGCTACGGCAACGACAACCCCGGTGCCAAATCCCAGGGCATGAAGCAGCTCATGGCGGGCGGCGGTGTCGCCCTCATCGGCATCGTACTGGTGCCGCTGCTTTCCGGTCTGTTCGGTTAA
- a CDS encoding VirB6/TrbL-like conjugal transfer protein, CD1112 family, producing MESILDKITEWLKTMLVEGIITNLSGMFDNVNQQVGEIAGQVGLTPAAWNAGVFSMIRSLSESVIIPIAGVILAFVMTYELIQMVIDRNNLHDIDTWIFFKWIFKTFVAVLLVTHTFDIVMGIFDMAQSVVNSASGVISADASVDLATTVADLQTRLTAMELGPLFGLWFQSLFIGFTMQALSICIFLVIYGRMIEIYLVTSVGPIPMATMVNREWGGMGQNYLRSLLALAFQAFLIMVCVGIYAVLVQNIATEPDIIKAVWTTLGYTVLLCFTLFKTGSLAKSIFNAH from the coding sequence ATGGAAAGCATACTCGACAAAATCACCGAATGGCTGAAGACGATGCTTGTCGAAGGCATCATCACAAATTTGTCGGGGATGTTTGATAACGTCAACCAGCAGGTTGGCGAAATCGCAGGTCAAGTGGGATTGACGCCGGCGGCATGGAATGCCGGCGTCTTTTCCATGATCCGCAGCCTCTCCGAAAGTGTCATCATCCCCATCGCGGGTGTGATCCTTGCCTTTGTGATGACCTACGAGCTCATCCAGATGGTCATCGACCGGAATAATCTTCACGATATCGATACCTGGATCTTTTTCAAATGGATCTTCAAAACCTTTGTGGCCGTTCTTCTGGTCACCCATACCTTTGATATCGTCATGGGCATCTTCGATATGGCACAGTCGGTGGTCAACAGCGCTTCCGGCGTCATATCAGCAGACGCCTCGGTGGATCTGGCCACCACAGTGGCAGACCTTCAGACGCGGCTGACCGCCATGGAACTGGGGCCGCTTTTCGGACTTTGGTTTCAGAGCCTCTTCATTGGCTTTACTATGCAGGCCCTGAGTATCTGCATCTTCCTGGTCATTTATGGCCGCATGATCGAGATCTATCTGGTCACGTCGGTGGGACCCATCCCCATGGCCACCATGGTCAACCGGGAATGGGGCGGTATGGGACAGAATTATCTTCGCTCCCTTTTGGCCCTGGCCTTTCAGGCCTTTCTCATCATGGTCTGTGTCGGCATCTATGCCGTCCTGGTGCAGAACATTGCCACGGAACCCGACATCATCAAAGCCGTCTGGACCACCCTGGGCTATACGGTTCTGCTCTGCTTCACCCTGTTCAAGACCGGAAGTCTTGCCAAATCCATCTTCAATGCCCATTAA
- a CDS encoding PrgI family protein translates to MAYVPVPKDLTKIKTKVMLNLTKRQLISFGSGAILGVPLFFLAKPHMSVSTAALLMVLSMLPFFLLAMYERNGQPLEKILYQLIQSRFIRPKKRPYRTDNFYAAVERQTNLDKEVKAIVHQENHPTKTQPRGKKSH, encoded by the coding sequence GTGGCCTATGTCCCTGTACCGAAGGATCTGACCAAGATCAAAACCAAGGTGATGCTCAATCTCACCAAGCGTCAACTGATTTCATTTGGCAGCGGTGCCATACTGGGCGTCCCGCTGTTTTTTCTTGCTAAACCCCACATGAGTGTCAGCACGGCAGCTCTTTTGATGGTGCTGTCCATGCTGCCTTTTTTCCTGCTGGCCATGTATGAACGAAACGGTCAGCCCCTGGAAAAGATCCTCTATCAGCTCATTCAGAGCCGATTCATCCGACCGAAGAAGCGGCCCTACCGGACCGATAACTTCTATGCCGCCGTAGAGCGGCAAACCAATCTGGACAAGGAGGTAAAAGCGATTGTCCACCAAGAAAACCATCCAACGAAAACTCAGCCGCGAGGAAAGAAATCGCATTGA
- a CDS encoding VirB4-like conjugal transfer ATPase, CD1110 family, which translates to MSTKKTIQRKLSREERNRIESAIARAKRDSKVPATAQQTIPYLRMHPDGICQATDALYTKTIQFQDINYQLAQNDDKTAIFDCWCDFLNYFDSSIRFQFSFLNLSASIEEFEQSILIPDQNDDFDDIREEYANMLRGQLAKGNNGLSKTKFITFGIEAENLRTAKPRLERIENDLLNSFKRLGVAADPLSGKDRLKLLHSIYHLDGQERFLFDWDWLPLSGLSTKDYIAPASFDFSESRNFRMGKKNCSVSFLQILAPELNDRMLADFLSMDNSLVVTLHIQSIDQTSAIKTIKRKITDLDRMKIEEQKKAVRSGYDMDIIPSDLATYGGEAKKLLQDLQSHNERMFLVTFLIMNTADGKQQLDNNIFQAQGIAQKYNCQLVRLDFQQESALNSSLPLGHNQIEIQRGLTTSSTAIFVPFTTQELFQREGEPLYYGLNALSNNLIMVDRKALKNPNGLILGTPGSGKSFSAKREIANAFLITQDDITICDPEGEYYPLVERLQGQVIKISPTSGHYINPMDINLNYSEDESPLSLKSDFILSLCELIVGGRDGLQPIEKTVIDRCVRMVYQAYLNEPRPENVPILGDLHRILLEQPEKEARLIATALEIYVSGSLNVFNHRTNVNIQNRLVCFDIKELGKQLKKLGMLIVQDQVWGRVTANRAEGRSTRYYIDEFHLLLKEEQTAAYSVEIWKRFRKWGGIPTGITQNVKDLLSSREIENIFENSDFVYMLNQAGGDRQILAKQLNISPHQLSYVTHSGEGEGLLFYGNVILPFADRFPKDTELYRIMTTKPAEVKGV; encoded by the coding sequence TTGTCCACCAAGAAAACCATCCAACGAAAACTCAGCCGCGAGGAAAGAAATCGCATTGAAAGCGCCATCGCCAGAGCCAAGCGTGACAGCAAAGTTCCGGCAACGGCCCAGCAGACGATCCCTTACCTACGCATGCATCCCGACGGCATCTGCCAGGCAACGGATGCCTTATATACCAAGACCATTCAGTTTCAGGACATCAACTACCAGCTGGCTCAGAACGATGACAAGACGGCCATCTTTGACTGCTGGTGCGACTTTCTCAACTACTTTGACAGTTCCATCCGCTTTCAGTTTTCCTTCCTGAATCTGAGCGCCAGCATCGAGGAATTCGAGCAGTCCATCCTGATCCCGGACCAGAACGACGACTTCGATGACATCCGCGAAGAGTATGCCAACATGCTCCGAGGCCAGCTGGCCAAGGGCAACAACGGCCTGTCCAAGACCAAGTTCATCACCTTTGGCATCGAGGCGGAGAATCTTCGCACAGCCAAACCCAGACTGGAGCGCATCGAGAATGATCTCCTGAACAGCTTCAAGCGCCTTGGCGTCGCAGCAGATCCTTTGAGCGGCAAAGACCGCCTGAAGCTCCTGCACAGTATTTACCACCTGGACGGGCAGGAGCGCTTTCTCTTTGACTGGGACTGGCTGCCCCTATCGGGCCTTTCCACCAAAGACTACATCGCACCCGCATCCTTTGATTTTTCCGAGAGCAGGAACTTTCGGATGGGCAAAAAGAATTGCTCTGTTTCCTTCCTGCAGATCCTCGCCCCCGAGCTCAACGATCGCATGCTGGCGGATTTTCTGTCCATGGACAACAGCCTGGTGGTGACGCTCCACATCCAGTCCATCGACCAGACCTCGGCCATCAAAACCATCAAGCGCAAGATCACCGATCTGGACCGGATGAAGATCGAAGAGCAGAAGAAGGCCGTCCGTTCCGGCTACGACATGGACATTATCCCGTCGGATCTAGCTACCTACGGCGGCGAAGCCAAGAAGCTGCTACAGGATCTGCAGAGCCACAATGAGCGCATGTTCCTTGTGACCTTTCTGATCATGAATACCGCCGACGGCAAACAGCAGCTGGACAACAATATCTTTCAGGCTCAGGGCATCGCCCAGAAATACAACTGTCAGCTGGTCCGGCTGGACTTCCAGCAGGAATCCGCCCTCAACTCATCCCTGCCCCTTGGTCACAATCAGATCGAGATCCAGCGAGGTCTGACCACCTCCAGCACCGCCATCTTCGTGCCCTTTACCACCCAGGAGCTGTTCCAGCGAGAAGGCGAACCCCTGTATTACGGGCTCAATGCGCTGTCCAACAACCTGATCATGGTGGACCGAAAAGCCCTGAAGAATCCCAATGGCCTGATCCTGGGCACTCCGGGCAGCGGAAAATCCTTCTCCGCCAAGCGCGAGATCGCCAATGCCTTTCTCATCACCCAGGACGACATCACCATCTGCGATCCTGAGGGCGAGTATTACCCCCTGGTGGAGCGCCTTCAGGGGCAGGTCATCAAGATCTCACCCACCAGCGGACATTACATCAACCCCATGGACATCAACCTCAACTACTCTGAGGACGAAAGCCCGCTGTCCCTGAAATCCGACTTTATCCTTTCCCTGTGCGAGCTCATCGTCGGCGGCAGAGATGGCCTCCAGCCCATTGAAAAAACTGTCATCGACCGCTGTGTGCGCATGGTGTATCAGGCCTACCTCAATGAGCCCAGGCCGGAGAATGTCCCTATTTTGGGAGACCTGCACCGAATCCTTCTGGAGCAGCCGGAAAAGGAAGCCCGGCTCATTGCAACGGCACTGGAAATCTACGTCAGCGGCTCCCTCAATGTCTTTAACCACCGGACCAACGTGAATATCCAGAACCGCCTGGTTTGCTTTGACATCAAGGAACTGGGCAAGCAGCTGAAGAAGCTGGGCATGCTCATCGTGCAGGATCAGGTCTGGGGCCGCGTAACCGCCAACCGTGCCGAGGGCAGAAGCACCCGCTACTACATCGATGAATTCCATTTGCTGCTCAAGGAGGAACAAACCGCCGCCTACTCGGTGGAGATTTGGAAGCGATTCAGAAAGTGGGGCGGCATTCCGACGGGCATCACCCAGAACGTCAAGGACCTGCTGTCCTCCCGGGAAATCGAGAATATCTTTGAAAACAGCGACTTCGTCTACATGCTGAATCAGGCAGGCGGGGACCGCCAGATCCTGGCCAAACAGCTCAACATCTCGCCTCATCAGCTGTCCTATGTCACCCATTCCGGTGAAGGTGAAGGCCTGTTGTTCTATGGAAATGTGATCCTGCCCTTTGCAGACCGTTTTCCGAAGGATACCGAGCTCTACCGCATCATGACGACGAAGCCAGCTGAGGTCAAGGGGGTATGA
- a CDS encoding CD1108 family mobile element protein produces MSAKKAKRTVTRLRFTEERSTPEYQKATQKVDKAANKLEKAVKRAKVESLGTHETNISFGPIKKPVKLQFEELQVKKTPSALKSAAATLPAAEVHLQIARSEDDNVGVEAAHRLEGTAEGTVRTAQNAHRSHALKAERKSLKAEKTLDQANVSLLQKRAASERPLFSTNPLSRWQQKQAIKKEYAAAKAGKGAENVQKAAQTTVKTAKTAKEALEKATAFIARHSKVFLGIIGIFFVVMLILNTFASCSQMAVGGLNAFLTTSYTASDEDITAADLEYTRLEADLEYDLLNIEPDYPGFDEYRYTVDPIGHDPHELIAYLTARFEDFTYAEVEAELRSLFSSMYSLRITETVEVRYRTETRYRTYTVTDPETGEVQTIRESYEVEVPYNFYILNINLSSQSLYSVVYPRMNADQREMYLVYMDTKGNKQYFGNPFSFNWPSHVTSLYGWRVHPITDRLQIHRGLDLGVALGTPIQSIHDGEVVRVGYDASGYGNYVVIEEKNGYRSTYAHCSSILVTEGQNVLRGQAIAKAGSTGASTGSHLHLELTLNGQYLNPYFFIEGTDPYTPRAVGATNGAYTDYDIPPEALSDPTFAALIKEAEKYLGYPYVWGGSTPSTSFDCSGFVCWVFKNSGVYPLSRTTAQGIFDQCAIIPPSEARPGDIVFFTGTYDSIGPVSHVAIYVGDGMMIHAGNPIQYASMNTSYFQSHFYAFGRLPRR; encoded by the coding sequence ATGAGCGCCAAGAAAGCCAAACGCACCGTCACCCGGCTTCGGTTCACAGAGGAACGCAGCACCCCGGAGTATCAAAAAGCCACTCAGAAGGTGGACAAGGCAGCGAATAAGCTGGAGAAAGCAGTAAAAAGGGCTAAGGTAGAATCGCTGGGAACCCACGAGACGAATATTTCCTTTGGTCCCATTAAAAAGCCAGTGAAACTGCAGTTTGAAGAGCTTCAGGTGAAGAAAACACCCTCGGCTTTAAAGTCCGCAGCGGCGACCCTGCCTGCTGCAGAGGTCCACCTGCAGATTGCGAGATCCGAAGATGACAATGTTGGCGTGGAGGCTGCCCACCGCCTGGAAGGAACCGCGGAAGGCACCGTCCGGACCGCACAGAATGCGCACCGGTCCCATGCGCTGAAAGCAGAGCGAAAATCTCTGAAGGCGGAGAAGACGCTGGACCAGGCCAACGTCAGCCTGCTTCAAAAACGGGCAGCCAGTGAACGGCCGCTCTTTTCGACCAATCCCTTATCCCGCTGGCAGCAAAAGCAGGCCATCAAGAAGGAATATGCTGCAGCTAAAGCCGGAAAAGGTGCGGAAAACGTTCAGAAGGCGGCCCAAACCACCGTGAAAACCGCGAAAACAGCGAAGGAGGCGCTGGAGAAGGCTACCGCTTTCATTGCCCGGCACAGCAAGGTTTTTCTGGGCATCATCGGCATCTTCTTTGTTGTCATGCTGATTTTAAACACCTTTGCCAGCTGCTCTCAGATGGCCGTGGGCGGGCTCAATGCCTTTCTCACCACTTCCTACACCGCATCCGATGAGGACATCACCGCCGCTGATCTTGAGTACACCCGTCTGGAGGCAGACCTTGAGTATGACCTGCTCAACATCGAACCGGATTATCCCGGCTTTGATGAATACCGCTACACGGTAGATCCCATTGGCCATGATCCTCATGAGCTGATCGCCTACCTGACGGCAAGGTTCGAAGATTTTACCTACGCCGAAGTCGAAGCTGAGCTGAGATCTCTCTTTTCCTCCATGTACAGCTTGCGCATCACGGAGACCGTCGAAGTGCGATACCGTACCGAAACCAGGTACCGGACCTATACCGTGACCGATCCCGAAACCGGTGAGGTCCAGACCATCCGCGAAAGCTATGAAGTGGAGGTCCCCTATAATTTCTACATCCTGAACATCAACCTGAGCAGCCAGTCCTTGTACTCCGTCGTCTATCCGCGCATGAACGCCGACCAGCGGGAAATGTATCTCGTGTATATGGATACCAAGGGCAACAAGCAGTATTTCGGCAATCCCTTTTCTTTCAATTGGCCGAGCCACGTCACCAGCCTTTATGGCTGGCGGGTCCATCCCATCACGGATCGGCTGCAGATCCACCGGGGTCTCGATCTGGGCGTAGCTTTGGGCACACCGATCCAGTCCATCCATGACGGCGAAGTGGTCCGGGTCGGCTACGATGCCAGCGGCTATGGAAACTATGTGGTCATTGAAGAAAAGAACGGCTACCGCAGCACCTATGCCCATTGCTCCAGCATTCTGGTAACAGAAGGCCAGAACGTCCTGCGGGGCCAGGCCATTGCCAAGGCAGGAAGCACCGGTGCCAGTACCGGCAGCCATCTGCATCTGGAACTGACATTGAACGGCCAGTACCTCAATCCCTATTTCTTCATCGAGGGGACTGATCCCTACACTCCGCGAGCCGTCGGCGCCACCAACGGCGCTTATACCGACTACGACATCCCGCCGGAAGCACTGTCTGATCCAACCTTCGCGGCCCTGATCAAGGAAGCGGAGAAGTATCTTGGCTATCCCTATGTGTGGGGAGGCTCCACGCCATCGACGTCCTTTGACTGCTCCGGCTTTGTCTGCTGGGTGTTCAAGAATTCGGGCGTCTATCCGCTCTCCCGAACTACTGCCCAGGGCATCTTTGACCAGTGTGCCATCATCCCACCCTCGGAGGCCAGGCCCGGCGACATTGTGTTCTTTACCGGCACTTACGACAGCATCGGTCCGGTGTCCCATGTGGCCATCTATGTGGGCGACGGCATGATGATCCACGCCGGAAATCCCATCCAATATGCCTCCATGAACACCTCGTATTTCCAATCCCATTTTTACGCCTTCGGGCGTTTGCCAAGGAGGTAA
- a CDS encoding DUF4315 family protein, whose protein sequence is MNPKIQKLTEEIDKITHRIKSLEARLIELKAQKDELEKTEIVEMVRSVSATPEELAAFIRAFRETGGAPDYFKTQEDNANENE, encoded by the coding sequence ATGAATCCCAAAATACAAAAATTGACGGAGGAGATCGATAAGATCACCCACCGAATCAAAAGCCTTGAGGCCAGACTCATCGAGCTAAAGGCACAGAAGGACGAGCTGGAGAAGACCGAGATCGTGGAAATGGTCCGCAGCGTCTCGGCCACTCCGGAAGAGCTGGCCGCATTCATCAGGGCGTTTCGCGAAACAGGCGGAGCGCCCGATTATTTCAAAACACAGGAGGATAACGCCAATGAAAATGAATAA
- a CDS encoding CD1107 family mobile element protein, with translation MPTTEPAPSDPVKETEPEAAVPLTPEGNLTIVDDLEGEQAEDKQFITVKTKAGNTFYLIIDRAGKENNVYFLNLVDEADLRALMEEDGTLEPQLGEGAVPTVPEPEPEPTPEPETEVEEPAPVKSMNPVPILMVLLVILGGGGLWYFKLRKPKPSVKGSTHLDEYSFDDDDDYDEKLLVEEDQENSESERDDE, from the coding sequence GTGCCGACGACCGAGCCTGCACCCTCTGATCCCGTCAAAGAAACTGAACCGGAAGCTGCTGTGCCCCTGACTCCTGAAGGAAATCTGACCATTGTGGATGACCTGGAAGGAGAACAGGCCGAAGACAAGCAGTTCATTACGGTCAAAACCAAAGCGGGCAACACCTTCTATCTGATCATCGACCGGGCAGGCAAGGAAAATAACGTATACTTCCTGAACCTGGTGGATGAAGCTGACCTCAGAGCCCTGATGGAGGAGGACGGTACGCTGGAGCCACAGCTGGGAGAAGGTGCGGTTCCAACCGTACCTGAGCCGGAACCCGAGCCTACTCCGGAGCCAGAAACGGAAGTGGAGGAACCCGCACCTGTAAAAAGCATGAATCCTGTACCGATCCTCATGGTCCTCCTGGTCATTCTGGGCGGTGGAGGACTTTGGTACTTCAAGCTGAGAAAGCCCAAGCCCAGCGTCAAGGGAAGTACCCATCTGGATGAGTACAGCTTTGATGATGACGACGACTATGATGAAAAACTGCTGGTTGAAGAGGATCAGGAAAATTCAGAATCGGAGCGTGATGACGAATGA
- a CDS encoding DNA topoisomerase 3, with product MKLVIAEKPSVAQSIAAVLGANRRKDGYLEGTDVLVSWCVGHLVELSPADVYDERYDKWRFEDLPILPEPWKYQVPKDKQKQFKILKSLMGEARVTEIICATDAGREGELIFRLVYRQAGCQKPVKRLWISSMEDQAISEGFRKLRPSQEYDPLYQSALCRAQADWLVGINATRLFSVLYRQTLNVGRVMSPTLSMIVDRWSVIQDFRSEPFYTVVLKLPGFEAASEKLKIKAEAEKLLIECQGKSATVTEVRTQEKTEKPPKLYDLTTLQRESNRFLGYTAQQTLDYAQSLYEKKLITYPRTDSRYLTADMAQSTAGVLQSALSLLPEKLTKGYSTDLKQLLDDSKVSDHHAIIPTHALKENILDSLPKGEQELLKLLAIRLITAAGEAHRYSETTVVLDCCDQRFTTKGKTILQSGWKSVDEHYRSTLTTRKSEKKTEAPLPRLEKDQRFDAVSVRLEEGKTTPPKLFTEDTLLSAMENAGLEDVPEDAERKGLGTPATRAGILEKLIKTEMVERRGDKKLKTLQPTHKGVSLATILPEQIKSPQMTAEWEEKLKRIEKGQLSPEIFMAEISQHLKDLVRTYRAISEAPGELALNPESIGSCPRCQDQVLEGERRFFCQNKACTFALWKDNRFFKDKKKTLTREAAAALLQDGCIQMKSLYSPKTQKTYDARIIMEDTGGKYVNFRLEFMPDETKDKDKTSTKSKERMEKS from the coding sequence ATGAAACTGGTGATTGCAGAAAAACCAAGTGTGGCGCAGTCCATTGCCGCAGTACTGGGAGCAAACAGGCGAAAGGACGGTTATTTGGAAGGAACGGATGTCCTGGTTTCCTGGTGTGTTGGACATCTGGTGGAGCTCTCTCCGGCGGATGTCTATGACGAGCGCTATGACAAATGGCGCTTTGAGGATCTGCCGATCCTTCCGGAGCCATGGAAATACCAGGTGCCCAAGGACAAGCAAAAGCAATTCAAAATCCTGAAAAGCCTGATGGGTGAAGCCCGAGTGACGGAGATCATCTGCGCTACGGATGCCGGACGTGAAGGGGAACTGATCTTCCGTCTGGTCTATCGCCAGGCGGGTTGTCAGAAACCGGTGAAGCGCTTATGGATCAGTTCCATGGAGGATCAGGCCATCAGCGAAGGCTTCAGGAAACTAAGGCCCAGCCAGGAATATGATCCGCTCTATCAATCTGCCCTCTGCCGGGCGCAGGCGGATTGGCTGGTCGGAATCAACGCAACGAGGCTCTTTTCCGTTTTGTATCGTCAGACCCTCAATGTCGGCCGCGTCATGTCTCCTACGCTGTCCATGATCGTGGACCGCTGGTCTGTCATTCAAGATTTCAGGTCCGAGCCATTCTACACCGTTGTGCTGAAGCTCCCCGGTTTTGAAGCAGCCAGTGAAAAGCTGAAGATCAAGGCCGAGGCTGAAAAACTCCTGATAGAGTGCCAGGGAAAGTCGGCCACAGTCACTGAAGTAAGGACCCAGGAGAAGACAGAGAAGCCGCCTAAGCTTTATGACCTGACCACTCTGCAGCGGGAATCCAACCGGTTTCTTGGGTATACCGCCCAGCAAACACTGGATTATGCCCAAAGCCTTTATGAGAAAAAACTCATCACCTATCCCCGAACCGACAGCCGCTACCTGACGGCTGATATGGCGCAGTCCACTGCAGGCGTCCTTCAGTCAGCGCTTTCCCTTTTGCCAGAGAAATTGACGAAGGGATATTCGACGGATCTAAAGCAATTGCTGGATGATTCCAAGGTCAGCGACCATCACGCTATCATCCCGACCCATGCTCTGAAGGAAAATATCCTGGATAGTCTGCCCAAGGGCGAGCAGGAGCTCTTAAAGCTTCTGGCCATTCGCCTCATCACCGCCGCAGGAGAAGCCCATCGGTATTCAGAAACGACGGTCGTTTTGGACTGCTGTGATCAACGCTTCACTACCAAGGGAAAGACGATTCTGCAGTCCGGCTGGAAGTCTGTGGATGAGCATTATCGCAGCACGCTTACCACTCGAAAATCGGAAAAAAAGACGGAAGCCCCGCTGCCCAGACTGGAAAAAGACCAGCGCTTTGATGCGGTCTCTGTCCGGCTGGAGGAGGGAAAAACCACTCCTCCTAAGCTTTTTACCGAGGATACGCTGCTCTCCGCCATGGAGAATGCTGGCCTGGAGGACGTGCCCGAGGATGCTGAGCGCAAAGGTCTGGGGACTCCGGCCACACGGGCAGGCATCCTGGAAAAGCTGATCAAGACTGAGATGGTAGAGCGCCGAGGTGATAAAAAGCTCAAGACCCTGCAGCCCACCCATAAGGGAGTTTCTTTGGCCACGATCTTACCGGAGCAGATCAAATCCCCTCAGATGACGGCGGAATGGGAGGAAAAGCTGAAGCGCATTGAAAAGGGTCAGCTCTCACCTGAGATCTTCATGGCGGAGATCTCTCAGCACCTGAAGGATCTGGTTAGAACCTATCGGGCGATCTCTGAAGCCCCCGGCGAGCTGGCCTTGAATCCGGAAAGCATCGGTTCTTGCCCGCGCTGCCAGGATCAGGTGCTGGAAGGGGAACGTCGTTTTTTCTGCCAGAACAAAGCCTGTACTTTCGCCTTATGGAAGGACAACCGTTTCTTCAAGGACAAGAAAAAAACACTGACTCGCGAGGCAGCTGCTGCTCTTCTGCAGGATGGCTGTATTCAGATGAAAAGCCTGTATTCGCCCAAGACGCAAAAGACCTACGATGCTCGAATCATCATGGAGGATACCGGCGGCAAGTACGTCAATTTCAGGCTGGAATTTATGCCTGATGAAACCAAGGATAAGGACAAAACATCAACAAAATCCAAGGAAAGGATGGAAAAATCATGA